A window of Pseudodesulfovibrio hydrargyri contains these coding sequences:
- the obgE gene encoding GTPase ObgE, protein MKFVDEATIKVASGKGGNGCASLRREANLPKGGPDGGDGGKGGDVILRGSGRLMSLYDFRLKRHYTARNGQGGMGRDRYGKAADDLIVDLPVGTLIFEIIEEEDGTVREEFIADLVEDGTEIVICKGGDGGRGNLHFKSSVNRTPRYAEPGFPGEEKQLRLELKILADVGLLGLPSAGKSTFISKVSAARPKIAAYPFTTLVPNLGVIENDDFTRMVIADIPGLIEGASEGRGLGITFLKHVERTRFLVHILAAEDVNRDDPTDGYAMLNQELREYNAEMARKPQIQVINKIDTLSEEELADMKAKVAASGETVHFISALTGEGVDELLDAMWSQLARLDGE, encoded by the coding sequence ATGAAATTCGTGGATGAAGCGACCATCAAGGTGGCGTCCGGCAAGGGCGGCAACGGCTGCGCCAGCCTGCGGCGCGAGGCCAACCTGCCCAAGGGCGGCCCGGACGGCGGCGACGGCGGCAAGGGCGGCGACGTGATCCTGCGCGGCTCCGGCCGACTGATGTCGCTCTACGATTTCCGTCTCAAGCGCCACTACACGGCCAGAAACGGCCAGGGAGGCATGGGCCGCGACCGCTACGGCAAGGCCGCCGACGACCTGATCGTCGACCTGCCCGTGGGCACGCTCATCTTCGAGATCATCGAGGAAGAGGACGGGACCGTCCGCGAAGAATTCATCGCCGACCTGGTGGAGGACGGCACCGAGATCGTCATCTGCAAAGGCGGCGACGGCGGACGCGGCAACCTGCACTTCAAGTCCTCGGTCAACCGCACCCCGCGCTACGCCGAACCCGGCTTTCCGGGCGAGGAGAAGCAGCTGCGGCTGGAACTCAAGATCCTGGCCGACGTGGGGCTGCTCGGCCTGCCGTCGGCGGGCAAGTCCACATTCATCTCCAAGGTCTCGGCCGCCCGGCCCAAGATCGCTGCCTACCCGTTCACCACCCTGGTGCCCAACCTCGGGGTCATCGAAAACGACGACTTCACGCGCATGGTCATCGCCGACATCCCCGGCCTGATCGAAGGGGCCAGCGAGGGGCGCGGCCTGGGCATCACCTTCCTCAAGCACGTGGAGCGGACCCGCTTTCTGGTCCACATCCTGGCCGCCGAGGACGTCAACCGCGACGATCCGACCGACGGCTACGCCATGCTCAACCAGGAGCTGCGCGAATACAACGCCGAAATGGCCCGAAAGCCGCAAATCCAGGTCATCAACAAGATCGACACCCTGTCCGAAGAGGAACTGGCCGACATGAAGGCCAAGGTCGCGGCTTCCGGGGAAACGGTCCACTTCATCTCCGCCCTGACCGGCGAGGGCGTGGACGAGCTGCTGGACGCCATGTGGTCGCAGCTCGCCCGACTCGACGGGGAATAA
- a CDS encoding ComF family protein, with amino-acid sequence MFRPVRNLARRLGLRAGRCAVCSAILADGGRSLCAACAQSLPLRTGGLCPACGEMSGREADPPSLCPECRHDPPPWDELYFHGQYAGVLRGLILGYKFHNRFERNRLLAALAVAAFSARPARAPDAVVPVPLHDRRLVWRGFNQSLEIARGLARHVDRPLLVHGLTRTRNTPPQTRFGLKERQANIKGAFAADPALVKGRRLLLVDDVYTTGSTLRECARTLKRAGSKGVDVLVLARAQREPTGPL; translated from the coding sequence GTGTTCCGGCCGGTCCGAAACCTCGCCCGGCGGCTCGGCCTGCGGGCCGGACGCTGCGCGGTCTGCTCCGCGATCCTGGCGGACGGCGGCCGTTCCCTGTGCGCGGCCTGCGCGCAGAGTCTGCCCCTGCGCACCGGGGGGCTGTGCCCGGCCTGCGGGGAGATGTCCGGCCGGGAGGCGGACCCGCCCAGCCTGTGCCCGGAATGCCGGCACGATCCGCCGCCCTGGGACGAACTCTATTTCCACGGGCAATACGCCGGGGTCCTGCGCGGCCTGATCCTCGGCTACAAGTTCCACAACCGGTTTGAGCGCAACCGGCTCCTGGCCGCTCTGGCCGTGGCCGCCTTCTCCGCCCGGCCGGCGCGCGCGCCCGACGCGGTGGTCCCGGTCCCCCTGCACGACCGGCGGCTGGTCTGGCGCGGCTTCAACCAGAGCCTGGAGATCGCGCGCGGCCTGGCCCGGCACGTGGACAGGCCCCTGCTGGTCCACGGGCTTACGCGCACGCGCAACACCCCGCCCCAGACCCGGTTCGGACTCAAGGAGCGGCAGGCCAACATCAAGGGGGCCTTTGCGGCGGACCCGGCCTTGGTCAAGGGCAGGCGGCTGCTCCTGGTGGACGACGTGTACACCACGGGCTCGACCCTGCGGGAATGCGCCCGGACCCTGAAGCGGGCGGGCAGCAAAGGGGTGGACGTCCTGGTCCTGGCCCGGGCCCAGCGGGAGCCCACCGGACCTCTGTGA
- a CDS encoding carboxymuconolactone decarboxylase family protein gives MDNERYERGLDMLARVDGEQGDRVVEALADIAPDFGRLMLEFGFGDIYARPGLSLKDRELITISALAAKGACEPQLKVHIHGALNVGWTREEIVETFMQVAVYAGFPAALNAIFAAKAVFAERE, from the coding sequence ATGGACAACGAACGATACGAACGAGGCCTGGATATGCTCGCCCGCGTGGACGGGGAACAGGGAGACAGGGTGGTGGAGGCGTTGGCGGACATCGCCCCGGATTTCGGACGGCTCATGCTCGAATTCGGCTTCGGGGACATCTATGCCCGGCCGGGCCTGTCCCTCAAGGACCGGGAGCTGATCACCATCTCGGCCCTGGCCGCCAAGGGGGCGTGCGAGCCGCAGCTCAAGGTGCACATCCACGGCGCGCTGAACGTGGGCTGGACGCGTGAGGAGATCGTCGAGACCTTCATGCAGGTCGCGGTCTACGCGGGATTCCCGGCGGCCCTGAACGCGATCTTCGCGGCCAAGGCGGTCTTTGCCGAGCGGGAGTAG
- a CDS encoding flavodoxin family protein → MDHAAVFACSHRRGGNSDHAAVFACSHRRGGNSDHAAELLARGVREAGGRAEVLYVRDFKVMPCLACGYCDSPERTGRERCVLGTTDQAWDLFAHCLSARTILFASPIYFYHLPSRLKTWIDRGQQFWRARLDDEPWIRDLPERTAHAALLAGQPSGEKLFDGARLTLKYFVKNFNMALAAPLVFRGVDTRSDLRARSDFETRIVELGAKAWETGPDRTG, encoded by the coding sequence ATGGACCACGCCGCCGTTTTCGCCTGTTCCCACCGCCGGGGGGGCAACTCGGACCACGCCGCCGTTTTCGCCTGTTCCCACCGCCGGGGGGGCAACTCGGACCACGCCGCCGAACTGCTGGCCAGGGGGGTGCGCGAGGCGGGCGGCCGGGCCGAGGTGCTTTACGTGCGCGATTTCAAGGTCATGCCCTGCCTGGCCTGCGGCTACTGCGACTCGCCGGAGCGGACCGGTCGGGAGCGCTGCGTGCTCGGGACCACGGACCAGGCCTGGGACCTCTTCGCCCACTGCCTGTCCGCCCGGACCATCCTGTTCGCCTCGCCCATCTACTTCTACCACCTGCCCTCGCGGCTGAAGACCTGGATCGACCGGGGCCAGCAGTTCTGGCGGGCCCGGCTGGACGACGAGCCGTGGATCAGGGACCTGCCGGAGCGCACGGCCCACGCGGCGCTGCTGGCGGGCCAGCCCTCGGGCGAAAAGCTCTTTGACGGGGCGCGGCTGACGCTCAAATATTTCGTCAAGAATTTCAACATGGCCCTGGCCGCCCCCCTGGTCTTCCGGGGGGTGGACACGCGCAGCGACCTGCGGGCCAGGTCCGACTTCGAGACGCGCATCGTCGAGCTGGGAGCCAAAGCCTGGGAAACCGGCCCGGACCGGACGGGCTGA
- the rplU gene encoding 50S ribosomal protein L21: MFAIIETGGKQYRVEEGLELNVDLLKADAGDSLSIDSVLLVDNDGDTKIGAPYVDGAKVECEVLGHLRGDKVVVFHKLSKKDARKTQGHRQDYTKLKVNSITA, translated from the coding sequence ATGTTCGCTATCATCGAGACCGGCGGGAAACAGTACCGCGTTGAAGAAGGTCTTGAACTCAATGTAGATTTGCTGAAGGCCGATGCCGGCGATTCGCTGAGCATCGATTCCGTTCTCCTGGTCGACAACGACGGCGACACCAAGATCGGTGCCCCGTACGTCGACGGCGCAAAGGTCGAGTGCGAAGTCCTGGGCCATCTCCGCGGCGACAAGGTCGTGGTCTTCCACAAGCTGTCCAAGAAGGACGCCCGCAAGACCCAGGGTCACCGTCAGGATTACACCAAACTTAAAGTCAATTCCATCACGGCCTAG
- the rpmA gene encoding 50S ribosomal protein L27: MAHKKAGGSSRNGRDSAGQRRGVKRFGGQEVVAGNILVRQLGTRFHPGDGVGMGKDYTLFALVDGVVKFEKFTRKKVVKTRVSVTPAEA; the protein is encoded by the coding sequence ATGGCTCATAAGAAAGCTGGTGGTAGCTCCAGAAACGGTCGCGACAGTGCCGGTCAGCGGCGCGGCGTGAAGCGCTTCGGCGGTCAGGAAGTGGTTGCCGGAAACATCCTCGTGCGGCAGCTCGGTACAAGATTTCACCCCGGCGACGGCGTCGGCATGGGCAAGGACTACACCCTGTTCGCCCTGGTCGACGGCGTGGTCAAATTCGAGAAGTTCACCCGCAAGAAGGTCGTCAAGACCCGTGTGAGCGTGACGCCCGCCGAGGCCTAG
- a CDS encoding LysR family transcriptional regulator translates to MTDRQMRYFLAVAETLHFRRAAERLHMTQPPLSQQIASFEEELGVPLFTRDRRSVALTEAGESLLSDVRRILADMEAAERRAVDTGLGRVGRLRVGFIGPAIDGPLGPDLKAFCENHPGITLELMEKSTPELVERVRGKGLDAAVVRVSEPGPDGLERHVYHRESYVLAVPVGHRLAKEQAVETEMLDDEPLIMFPRKLNPVLYDQWTAMLSGAGARLRVAQEVLTKHATVALVAAGLGVSPVPRSTADSGRRDVTFIPFAVPTPELTFHLIARPEPHGPALATFLAQLLKKPGAEGALPGCRERAPGRDESRRCHPGTP, encoded by the coding sequence ATGACCGACCGTCAGATGCGCTATTTCCTGGCCGTGGCCGAAACCCTGCACTTCCGCAGGGCGGCGGAGCGGCTGCACATGACCCAGCCGCCGCTGTCCCAGCAGATCGCGTCCTTCGAGGAGGAGCTGGGCGTGCCCCTGTTTACGCGCGACCGCCGGTCCGTGGCCCTGACCGAGGCGGGCGAAAGCCTGCTGTCGGACGTGCGCCGTATTCTCGCCGACATGGAGGCCGCCGAGCGGCGGGCCGTGGACACGGGACTGGGGCGCGTGGGCCGATTGCGCGTGGGGTTCATCGGCCCGGCCATCGATGGTCCGCTGGGACCGGACCTGAAGGCGTTTTGCGAAAACCACCCGGGCATCACCCTGGAGTTGATGGAGAAATCCACCCCGGAGCTGGTGGAGAGGGTCCGGGGCAAGGGGCTGGACGCGGCCGTGGTCAGGGTGTCCGAGCCGGGCCCGGACGGGCTGGAGCGGCACGTCTACCATCGGGAGAGTTACGTTCTGGCCGTACCCGTCGGTCACCGCCTGGCAAAGGAGCAGGCCGTTGAGACGGAAATGCTCGACGACGAGCCGCTGATCATGTTCCCGCGCAAGCTGAACCCGGTGCTGTACGACCAGTGGACCGCCATGCTCTCCGGGGCCGGGGCGAGGCTGCGCGTGGCCCAGGAGGTCCTGACCAAGCACGCCACCGTGGCCCTGGTGGCGGCGGGCCTGGGCGTCTCGCCCGTGCCCCGCTCCACGGCGGACAGCGGGCGCAGGGACGTCACCTTTATCCCCTTTGCCGTCCCGACACCCGAACTGACCTTTCACCTCATCGCCCGGCCCGAACCTCACGGCCCGGCCCTGGCTACCTTCCTCGCTCAACTCCTGAAGAAGCCCGGCGCCGAAGGTGCCTTACCGGGGTGCAGAGAGCGAGCCCCAGGACGGGACGAATCAAGGCGATGTCATCCGGGAACGCCGTGA